A window of the Pseudomonas furukawaii genome harbors these coding sequences:
- a CDS encoding methyl-accepting chemotaxis protein, translating to MRLTLKTKVLLLALVPVILFALVLSGAVTQVIHSLAADEVKNTRERLMEESRQELRNYMQIALGSVQALYDASAQGDQASRDQAIAILAKIKYGKDGYFFGYDSQVIRLFRGDSPVDVGKSFAGRKDPNGVAVNDRLVAVAKDGSNYVEYSSALPGNESVLVPKLAYSYYLPKWDLALGTAVNLDGVAAQVAEVEAEIDERVSTIVTSVVVIAALLLAVVGLAGLGLANALVRPLQRIKANLDDIAAGEGDLTRRLTVDSRDELGELAGSFNRFVEKIHGLVRQIVEMTEQLTGLVGEVAAQAQRSEQAMERQRQETDQVATAINEMSAAAHEVARSAQGAAEAAQKTDHEGQAAKQVVDGSISRIHALVGDIRSSGVSLDSLQQDVQSIVSVLGVIRSIAEQTNLLALNAAIEAARAGEAGRGFAVVADEVRALASRTQQSTQEIQGMIDRLQQGTQDAVTAMRRSSDAGDTTSQQANQAGASLDAIAGLIGTINAMNAQIASAAEEQTAVAEEINRSVHQIAVAVDSVAEETRHGADTARNLARLGDGLGGLVKQFRI from the coding sequence ATGCGATTGACCCTGAAGACCAAAGTCCTGCTGCTGGCCCTGGTGCCGGTGATCCTGTTCGCCCTGGTGTTGTCCGGTGCCGTGACCCAGGTGATCCATAGCCTGGCTGCGGATGAAGTGAAGAACACCCGTGAGCGGCTGATGGAAGAGAGCCGCCAGGAGCTGCGCAACTACATGCAGATCGCCCTGGGCTCGGTGCAGGCGCTGTACGACGCCTCGGCGCAGGGGGACCAGGCCAGCCGCGACCAGGCCATCGCCATCCTGGCGAAGATCAAGTACGGCAAGGACGGTTACTTCTTCGGCTACGACTCCCAGGTGATCCGCCTGTTCCGGGGGGACAGCCCCGTTGATGTGGGCAAGAGCTTCGCCGGCCGCAAGGACCCGAACGGCGTGGCGGTGAACGATCGCCTGGTGGCGGTGGCGAAGGACGGGTCCAACTATGTCGAGTACAGCTCGGCGTTGCCGGGGAACGAGAGTGTGCTGGTGCCGAAGTTGGCCTACAGCTACTACCTGCCCAAGTGGGACCTGGCCCTGGGCACCGCGGTCAACCTGGATGGCGTCGCCGCCCAGGTCGCCGAGGTGGAGGCGGAGATCGACGAACGAGTGAGCACCATAGTCACCAGCGTGGTGGTCATCGCCGCCCTGTTGCTGGCGGTGGTCGGGTTGGCGGGCCTGGGCCTGGCCAATGCCCTGGTCCGCCCGTTGCAGCGGATCAAGGCGAATCTCGATGACATCGCCGCCGGCGAAGGCGATCTGACCCGCCGGCTGACGGTGGACAGCCGCGACGAACTGGGCGAACTGGCCGGCTCCTTCAACCGCTTCGTCGAGAAGATCCACGGTCTGGTGCGGCAGATCGTCGAGATGACCGAGCAGCTCACTGGCCTGGTGGGAGAAGTGGCGGCCCAGGCCCAGCGTTCCGAGCAGGCCATGGAGCGGCAGCGCCAGGAGACCGATCAGGTGGCCACGGCCATCAACGAGATGTCCGCCGCCGCCCATGAGGTGGCTCGCAGTGCCCAGGGCGCCGCCGAGGCGGCGCAGAAGACCGATCACGAGGGCCAGGCCGCCAAGCAGGTGGTGGACGGAAGCATCAGTCGCATCCATGCCCTGGTCGGCGATATTCGCAGCAGCGGCGTTTCCCTCGACAGCCTGCAGCAGGACGTGCAGTCCATCGTCAGCGTGTTGGGGGTGATTCGCTCCATCGCCGAGCAGACCAACCTGCTGGCCCTTAACGCCGCCATCGAGGCCGCGCGCGCGGGCGAGGCCGGACGGGGGTTTGCCGTGGTGGCGGACGAAGTGCGCGCCCTGGCCAGCCGCACCCAGCAGAGCACGCAGGAAATCCAGGGCATGATTGATCGCTTGCAGCAGGGCACCCAGGATGCGGTAACCGCGATGCGTCGCTCCAGCGATGCCGGGGACACCACCAGCCAGCAGGCCAACCAGGCTGGCGCCTCCCTCGACGCCATCGCGGGCCTGATCGGCACCATCAACGCCATGAACGCCCAGATCGCCAGCGCCGCCGAGGAACAGACGGCGGTGGCCGAGGAGATCAACCGCAGCGTTCACCAGATCGCCGTGGCGGTGGACAGCGTCGCCGAGGAAACCCGTCATGGTGCCGATACCGCGCGCAACCTGGCCCGGCTGGGCGACGGCCTGGGCGGACTGGTGAAGCAGTTCAGGATCTGA
- the nuoN gene encoding NADH-quinone oxidoreductase subunit NuoN: protein MEFTTQHFIALLPLLVTCATIVVVMLAIAWKRHHSWTFGLSVIGLNLALLSLLPTLKVAPLEVTPLMMVDHFGAFYMALVLAGTLACVTLIHAYLGGESGKGYPGNREEMYLLILLSAAGGLVLVTAQHLAGLFIGLELLSVPVYGLVAYAFFNKRSLEAGIKYMVLSAAGSAFLLFGMALLYADAGSLSFSQLAAAGTSSVLSQLGIGMMLIGLAFKLSLVPFHLWTPDVYEGAPAPVAAFLATASKVAVFAVLLRLYQLSPATAGGWLNDLLTLIAIASILFGNLLALVQNNIKRLLGYSSIAHFGYLLVALIASKGLAVEAIGVYLATYVLTSLGAFGVVTLMSTPYSGRDCDALYEYRGLFWRRPYLTAVLTVMMLSLAGIPLTAGFIGKFFVIAAGVESGLWWLLGAMVLGSAIGVFYYLRVMVTLFLVEPNLRRHDADMHWAQRAGGIMLLFVAILAFFLGVYPQPLLELVQHSGLVALAQ, encoded by the coding sequence ATGGAATTCACGACACAACACTTCATCGCCCTGCTACCGCTGCTGGTCACCTGCGCCACCATAGTCGTGGTGATGCTGGCCATCGCCTGGAAGCGGCACCACTCCTGGACCTTCGGCCTCTCGGTCATCGGCCTGAACCTGGCCCTGCTGTCCCTCCTCCCCACCCTCAAGGTCGCGCCCCTGGAAGTGACGCCGCTGATGATGGTGGATCACTTCGGCGCCTTCTACATGGCGCTGGTGCTGGCCGGAACCCTGGCCTGCGTCACCCTGATCCACGCCTACCTGGGCGGCGAATCCGGCAAGGGTTACCCGGGCAACCGCGAGGAAATGTACCTGCTGATCCTCCTGTCCGCCGCCGGTGGCCTGGTGCTGGTCACGGCGCAGCACCTGGCCGGCCTGTTCATCGGCCTGGAACTGCTTTCGGTGCCGGTCTATGGCCTGGTGGCCTATGCCTTCTTCAACAAGCGCTCCCTGGAAGCCGGCATCAAGTACATGGTGCTGTCCGCCGCCGGTTCCGCCTTCCTGCTGTTCGGCATGGCCCTGCTCTACGCCGACGCCGGCAGCCTGAGCTTCAGCCAGTTGGCCGCCGCCGGCACGTCCAGTGTCCTGTCCCAGCTCGGCATCGGCATGATGCTCATCGGCCTGGCGTTCAAGCTGTCCCTGGTCCCCTTCCACCTCTGGACCCCGGACGTGTACGAAGGCGCCCCTGCACCGGTGGCCGCGTTCCTGGCCACCGCCAGCAAGGTGGCCGTGTTCGCCGTGCTGCTGCGCCTGTACCAGCTCTCCCCGGCCACCGCCGGCGGCTGGCTGAACGACCTGCTGACCCTGATCGCCATCGCCTCCATCCTCTTCGGCAACCTGCTGGCCCTGGTGCAGAACAACATCAAGCGCCTGCTCGGCTACTCCTCCATCGCCCACTTCGGCTACCTGCTGGTGGCGCTGATCGCCAGCAAGGGCCTGGCGGTGGAAGCCATCGGCGTCTACCTGGCCACCTACGTGCTCACCAGCCTCGGCGCCTTCGGTGTGGTCACCCTGATGTCGACGCCCTACAGCGGCCGTGACTGCGACGCCCTGTACGAGTACCGCGGCCTGTTCTGGCGCCGTCCGTACCTGACCGCGGTGCTCACCGTGATGATGCTGTCGCTGGCCGGTATCCCGCTGACCGCCGGCTTCATCGGCAAGTTCTTCGTGATCGCGGCCGGCGTGGAATCCGGCTTGTGGTGGCTGCTGGGCGCCATGGTGCTGGGTAGCGCCATCGGGGTCTTCTACTACCTGCGCGTCATGGTCACCCTGTTCCTGGTGGAGCCGAACCTGCGCCGCCACGACGCCGACATGCACTGGGCCCAGCGCGCCGGCGGCATCATGCTGCTGTTCGTGGCCATCCTCGCGTTCTTCCTCGGCGTCTACCCGCAGCCGCTGCTGGAGCTGGTCCAGCATTCCGGTCTGGTGGCCCTGGCCCAGTAA
- the nuoM gene encoding NADH-quinone oxidoreductase subunit M, with translation MILPWLILIPFIGGLLCWQGERFSSTLPRWIALLTMSLLFVLGLWLWLTGDFTLAPSPGTAPEWAHEFQVQWIERFGVTIHLAMDGLSVLMVVLTGLLGVLSVLCSWREIQNRVGFFHLNLMWILGGVVGVFLAIDLFLFFFFWEMMLVPMYFLIALWGHSGSKGKTRITAATKFFIYTQASGLVMLVAILGLVLVNYSNTGVLTFNYADLLKAQLAPGTEYLLMLGFFIAFAVKFPVVPFHSWLPDAHAQAPTAGSVDLAGILLKTAAYGMIRFALPLFPNASAEFAPIAQWLGVFAIVYGALLSFAQTDIKRLVAYSSVSHMGFVLIAIYSGSQIALQGAVVQMIAHGLSAAALFILCGQLYERLHTRDMREMGGIWNRMPYLPAISLFFAAAALGLPGTGNFVGEFLILVGAFQQVPWIAVLASTGLVFGSVYSLIMIHRAYFGPGKNENAYEGLRSRELIMVLGLAVLLILLGVYPQPVLDTSAASMHGVHQWLESAVNQLVAR, from the coding sequence ATGATTCTGCCCTGGCTAATCCTGATTCCCTTCATCGGCGGCCTGCTCTGCTGGCAGGGTGAGCGCTTCAGCTCCACCCTGCCCCGCTGGATCGCACTGCTGACCATGTCCCTGCTGTTCGTCCTCGGCCTCTGGCTGTGGCTGACCGGCGACTTCACCCTGGCGCCGTCGCCAGGCACCGCCCCGGAGTGGGCCCACGAGTTCCAGGTGCAGTGGATCGAGCGCTTCGGCGTCACCATCCACCTGGCGATGGACGGCCTGTCGGTGCTGATGGTGGTCCTCACCGGCCTGCTCGGCGTCCTCTCCGTGCTCTGCTCCTGGCGCGAGATCCAGAACCGCGTCGGCTTCTTCCACCTCAACCTGATGTGGATCCTGGGCGGCGTCGTCGGCGTGTTCCTGGCCATCGACCTGTTCCTGTTCTTCTTCTTCTGGGAAATGATGCTGGTGCCGATGTACTTCCTCATCGCGCTCTGGGGTCACAGCGGCAGCAAGGGCAAGACCCGCATCACCGCCGCCACCAAGTTCTTCATCTACACCCAGGCCAGTGGCCTGGTGATGCTGGTGGCCATCCTCGGCCTGGTCCTGGTGAACTACAGCAACACCGGCGTGCTGACCTTCAACTACGCCGACCTGCTGAAGGCCCAACTGGCGCCCGGCACCGAATACCTGCTGATGCTGGGCTTCTTCATCGCCTTCGCGGTGAAGTTCCCGGTGGTGCCCTTCCACTCCTGGCTGCCCGACGCCCACGCCCAGGCCCCGACCGCTGGCTCCGTGGACCTGGCCGGCATCCTGCTGAAGACCGCCGCCTACGGCATGATCCGCTTCGCCCTGCCGCTGTTCCCCAACGCCTCGGCCGAGTTCGCGCCGATCGCCCAGTGGCTCGGCGTGTTCGCCATCGTCTACGGCGCCCTGCTGTCGTTCGCCCAGACCGACATCAAGCGCCTGGTGGCCTACTCCAGCGTGTCCCACATGGGCTTCGTGCTGATCGCCATCTACTCCGGCAGCCAGATCGCCCTGCAGGGCGCCGTGGTGCAGATGATCGCCCACGGCCTTTCCGCCGCGGCGCTCTTCATCCTCTGCGGCCAGCTGTACGAGCGCCTGCACACCCGTGACATGCGCGAGATGGGCGGAATCTGGAACCGCATGCCCTACCTGCCGGCCATCAGCCTGTTCTTCGCCGCCGCCGCCCTGGGCCTTCCGGGCACCGGCAACTTCGTCGGCGAGTTCCTGATCCTCGTGGGGGCCTTCCAGCAGGTGCCCTGGATCGCCGTCCTGGCATCCACCGGCCTGGTCTTCGGCTCCGTCTACTCGCTGATCATGATCCACCGCGCCTACTTCGGCCCGGGCAAGAACGAGAACGCCTACGAAGGCCTGCGCTCCCGCGAGCTCATCATGGTGCTCGGCCTCGCCGTGCTCCTGATCCTTCTCGGCGTCTACCCGCAACCGGTGCTGGATACTTCCGCTGCGAGCATGCATGGCGTGCACCAGTGGCTGGAATCCGCCGTCAACCAACTCGTAGCCCGGTAA
- the nuoL gene encoding NADH-quinone oxidoreductase subunit L, with translation MNLLFLTCLFPLLGWLILAFSRGRLSENASAVIGVGSVGLSALVAASIIWQFNVAPPEGGVYTQVLWQWMSVAGFAPSFTLYLDGLSLTMLGVVTGVGFLIHLFASWYMRGEEGYSRFFAYTNLFIASMLFLVLGDNLLFLYFGWEGVGLCSYLLIGFYFKHTANGNAALKAFIVTRVGDVFMAIGLFILFMHLGTLNIQELMKLAPEKYVAGDAWLWVATLMLLGGAVGKSAQLPLQTWLADAMAGPTPVSALIHAATMVTAGVYLIARTHGLFLLTPEILELVGIVGGVTLVLAGFAALVQTDIKRILAYSTMSQIGYMFLALGVGAWDAAIFHLMTHAFFKALLFLASGAVINACHHEQNIFKMGGLWKKLPLAYASFIVGGAALAALPLVTAGFYSKDEILWEAFASGHSGLLYAGLAGAFLTSIYTFRLIFIAFHGEAKTEAHAGHGIAHWLPLCVLIVLSTFVGALITPPLAGVLPESVGHAGGEAKHSLEIASGAIALAGILLAALLFLGKRRFVSALAQSAPGRFLGAWWYAAWGFDWLYDLLFVKPYLLICRLLRRDPIDGTIGLVPRLVRGGNFALSRSQTGQLRWYAVSIVGGAVLVLGAVLLT, from the coding sequence ATGAACCTTCTATTCCTCACTTGCCTGTTCCCGCTGCTCGGCTGGCTCATCCTGGCCTTCTCCCGCGGGCGTCTCTCCGAAAACGCCTCCGCCGTCATCGGCGTGGGCTCCGTCGGCCTGTCGGCCCTGGTGGCCGCCTCGATCATCTGGCAGTTCAACGTGGCCCCGCCGGAAGGCGGCGTCTACACCCAGGTGCTCTGGCAATGGATGAGCGTGGCGGGCTTCGCCCCCAGCTTCACCCTCTATCTGGACGGCCTGTCCCTGACCATGCTCGGCGTGGTCACCGGCGTCGGCTTCCTGATCCACCTGTTCGCGTCCTGGTACATGCGCGGCGAGGAGGGTTACTCCCGCTTCTTCGCCTACACCAACCTGTTCATCGCCAGCATGCTGTTCCTGGTGCTGGGCGATAACCTGCTCTTCCTCTACTTCGGCTGGGAAGGCGTGGGGCTGTGCTCGTACCTGCTGATCGGCTTCTACTTCAAGCACACCGCCAACGGCAACGCGGCGCTCAAGGCGTTCATCGTCACCCGCGTGGGCGACGTGTTCATGGCCATCGGCCTGTTCATCCTCTTCATGCACCTGGGCACCCTGAACATCCAGGAGCTGATGAAGCTGGCCCCCGAGAAGTACGTGGCCGGTGACGCCTGGCTCTGGGTCGCCACCCTGATGCTGCTGGGCGGCGCCGTGGGCAAGTCCGCCCAGCTGCCGCTGCAGACCTGGCTGGCCGACGCGATGGCGGGCCCGACCCCGGTGTCCGCGCTGATCCACGCGGCCACCATGGTGACCGCGGGCGTCTACCTCATCGCCCGTACCCACGGCCTGTTCCTTCTGACCCCCGAGATCCTCGAACTGGTGGGCATCGTCGGTGGCGTCACCCTGGTCCTGGCCGGCTTCGCCGCGCTGGTGCAGACGGACATCAAGCGGATCCTCGCCTACTCCACCATGAGCCAGATCGGCTACATGTTCCTGGCGCTCGGCGTCGGCGCCTGGGATGCGGCGATCTTCCACCTGATGACCCACGCCTTCTTCAAGGCCCTGCTGTTCCTCGCCTCCGGTGCGGTGATCAACGCCTGCCACCACGAGCAGAACATCTTCAAGATGGGCGGCCTGTGGAAGAAGCTGCCGCTGGCCTACGCCAGCTTCATCGTCGGCGGCGCGGCCCTGGCGGCATTGCCCCTGGTCACCGCCGGTTTCTACTCCAAGGACGAGATCCTCTGGGAAGCCTTCGCCAGTGGTCACTCCGGGCTGCTCTACGCGGGCCTGGCCGGTGCCTTCCTGACTTCGATCTACACCTTCCGCCTGATCTTCATCGCCTTCCACGGCGAAGCGAAGACCGAAGCCCACGCCGGCCATGGCATCGCCCACTGGTTGCCGCTCTGCGTGCTGATCGTGCTGTCTACCTTCGTCGGCGCGCTGATCACCCCGCCGCTGGCCGGCGTGCTGCCGGAGAGCGTCGGCCATGCCGGAGGCGAAGCCAAGCACAGCCTGGAGATCGCCTCGGGCGCCATCGCCCTGGCGGGCATCCTACTGGCGGCGCTGCTCTTCCTCGGCAAGCGCCGCTTCGTCAGCGCCCTCGCCCAGAGCGCGCCAGGCCGCTTCCTCGGGGCCTGGTGGTACGCCGCCTGGGGCTTCGACTGGCTCTACGACCTGCTCTTCGTCAAGCCGTACCTGCTGATCTGCCGCCTGCTCCGTCGCGACCCCATCGACGGCACCATCGGCCTGGTCCCGCGCCTGGTACGGGGTGGCAACTTTGCCCTGAGTCGTAGCCAGACGGGCCAGCTGCGCTGGTACGCCGTGTCCATCGTCGGCGGAGCCGTGCTCGTGCTCGGCGCCGTGCTGCTGACCTGA
- the nuoK gene encoding NADH-quinone oxidoreductase subunit NuoK, with product MNAIPLEHGLAVAGVLFCLGLVGLMVRRNILFVLMSLEVMMNAAALAFVVAGARWAQPDGQIMFILVISLAAAEASIGLAILLQLYRRFHTLDIDAASEMRG from the coding sequence ATGAATGCAATCCCACTGGAACATGGCCTTGCGGTCGCCGGCGTCCTTTTCTGCCTGGGCCTCGTCGGCCTGATGGTGCGCCGCAACATCCTGTTCGTGCTCATGAGCCTGGAAGTCATGATGAACGCCGCCGCCCTGGCCTTCGTGGTCGCCGGCGCCCGCTGGGCCCAGCCTGACGGCCAGATCATGTTCATTCTGGTGATCAGCCTCGCAGCCGCCGAAGCCTCCATCGGACTGGCGATCCTGCTGCAGCTGTACCGCCGCTTCCATACCCTCGATATCGACGCTGCCAGCGAGATGCGCGGATGA
- the nuoJ gene encoding NADH-quinone oxidoreductase subunit J, which yields MEFAFYFASGVAVVSTLRVITNTNPVHALLYLIVSLLAVSMCFFALGAPFAGALEIIVYAGAIMVLFVFVVMMLNLGPAIAEQEKKWLKPGIWTGPALLSLILLAELLYVLFGNASGATIGHTTVDSKAVGIALFGPYLLAVELASMLLLAALVAAFHLGRHEAKE from the coding sequence GTGGAATTCGCTTTCTATTTCGCTTCCGGCGTCGCCGTGGTGTCCACCCTGCGGGTGATCACCAACACCAACCCGGTGCATGCCCTGCTCTACCTCATCGTCTCGCTGCTGGCGGTGTCGATGTGCTTCTTCGCCCTGGGCGCGCCCTTCGCCGGCGCCCTGGAAATCATCGTCTACGCCGGCGCCATCATGGTGCTGTTCGTCTTCGTGGTCATGATGCTGAACCTCGGACCGGCGATTGCCGAGCAGGAGAAGAAGTGGCTCAAACCCGGCATCTGGACCGGGCCCGCGCTGCTGTCCCTGATCCTGCTGGCGGAACTGCTGTACGTGCTGTTCGGCAATGCCAGCGGCGCCACCATCGGTCACACCACCGTGGATTCCAAGGCAGTGGGCATCGCCCTGTTCGGCCCCTACCTGCTCGCCGTGGAACTGGCCTCCATGCTGCTGCTGGCAGCCCTGGTCGCCGCCTTCCACCTCGGCCGCCACGAAGCCAAGGAGTAA
- the nuoI gene encoding NADH-quinone oxidoreductase subunit NuoI, translating to MIKEIIHVVHGTYTQLRSLVMVFSHAFRKRDTLQYPEEPVYLPPRYRGRIVLTRDPDGEERCVACNLCAVACPVGCISLQKAETEDGRWYPEFFRINFSRCIFCGLCEEACPTTAIQLTPDFEMGEFKRQDLVYEKEDLLISGPGKNPDYNFYRVAGMAIAGKPKGAAQDEAEPINVKSLLP from the coding sequence ATGATCAAAGAAATCATCCATGTCGTGCATGGCACCTACACCCAGCTTCGCAGCCTGGTGATGGTGTTCAGCCATGCCTTCCGCAAGCGTGACACCCTGCAATACCCCGAAGAGCCCGTGTACCTGCCGCCGCGTTACCGCGGTCGTATCGTGCTCACCCGCGACCCCGACGGCGAGGAGCGCTGCGTTGCCTGCAACCTGTGCGCCGTGGCCTGCCCGGTCGGCTGCATCTCCCTGCAGAAGGCCGAGACCGAGGATGGACGCTGGTACCCCGAGTTCTTCCGCATCAACTTCTCCCGCTGCATCTTCTGCGGCCTGTGCGAGGAAGCCTGCCCCACCACCGCGATCCAGCTGACCCCGGATTTCGAGATGGGCGAGTTCAAGCGCCAGGACCTGGTGTACGAGAAGGAAGACCTGCTGATCTCCGGCCCCGGCAAGAACCCGGACTACAACTTCTACCGCGTTGCGGGCATGGCCATCGCCGGCAAGCCGAAAGGCGCCGCGCAGGACGAGGCCGAGCCGATCAACGTGAAGAGCCTGCTGCCCTAA
- the nuoH gene encoding NADH-quinone oxidoreductase subunit NuoH → MSWLTPELIDIVVTVLKAIVILLAVVVTGALLSWVERRLLGLWQDRYGPNRVGPFGAFQLGADMIKMFFKEDWTPPFADKLIFTLAPIIAMSALLIAFAVVPVTPTWGVADLNIGVLFFFAMAGIAVYAVLFAGWSSNNKFALLGSLRASAQTISYEVFLALSLMGIVAQVGSFNMRDIVEYQAQNLWFIIPQFFGFCTFFIAGVAVTHRHPFDQPEAEQELADGYHIEYAGMKWGMFFVGEYIGIVLISALLVTLFFGGWHGPFGILPQIPFIWFALKTAFFIMLFILLRASIPRPRYDQVMAFSWKVCLPLTLINLLVTGALVLASAQ, encoded by the coding sequence ATGAGCTGGCTGACGCCCGAACTGATCGACATCGTCGTCACCGTCCTCAAGGCCATCGTCATTCTCCTGGCGGTGGTGGTGACCGGCGCCCTGCTCTCCTGGGTGGAGCGTCGCCTGCTGGGCCTCTGGCAGGACCGTTATGGTCCGAACCGCGTGGGCCCCTTCGGCGCCTTCCAGCTGGGCGCGGACATGATCAAGATGTTCTTCAAGGAAGACTGGACCCCGCCGTTCGCCGACAAGCTGATCTTCACCCTGGCGCCCATCATCGCCATGAGTGCCCTGCTGATCGCCTTCGCCGTGGTGCCGGTCACCCCCACCTGGGGCGTGGCCGACCTGAACATCGGCGTGCTGTTCTTCTTCGCCATGGCCGGCATCGCGGTGTACGCGGTGCTCTTCGCCGGCTGGTCGAGCAACAACAAGTTCGCCCTGCTGGGCAGCCTGCGCGCCTCGGCCCAGACCATCTCCTACGAGGTGTTCCTGGCGCTGTCGCTGATGGGTATCGTGGCCCAGGTCGGCTCCTTCAACATGCGCGACATCGTCGAGTACCAGGCCCAGAACCTGTGGTTCATCATTCCGCAGTTCTTCGGCTTCTGTACCTTCTTCATCGCCGGCGTCGCGGTGACCCACCGTCACCCCTTCGACCAGCCGGAAGCGGAGCAGGAACTGGCCGACGGCTATCACATCGAATACGCCGGCATGAAATGGGGCATGTTCTTCGTCGGCGAGTACATCGGCATCGTGCTGATCTCCGCCCTGCTGGTGACCCTGTTCTTCGGCGGCTGGCACGGCCCCTTCGGCATCCTGCCGCAGATCCCCTTCATCTGGTTCGCCCTGAAGACCGCCTTCTTCATCATGCTGTTCATCCTGCTGCGCGCGTCCATCCCACGCCCGCGCTATGACCAGGTGATGGCCTTCAGCTGGAAGGTGTGCCTGCCGCTGACCCTGATCAACCTGCTGGTGACCGGCGCCCTGGTGCTGGCCTCGGCCCAGTAA